Proteins from a genomic interval of Deltaproteobacteria bacterium:
- a CDS encoding carbohydrate kinase, with translation MAYMLAVDSGLTMCKAVVFSLDGEEVGSGSSRPPTLYPRAGWAERDPEALWSHVVRAIREAVTRAGLEAEEIGCVTLTGHGNGLYCLDGDFLPTRSGILSVDTRASATVERLREEDTPARVHAVTGNQVWAGSPPVLLRWIKDNETEVYRRTRHICLVKDYIRYRLTGELNTDHTDATGGALADTSKGAYAREIYEAYGIPEAWGMLPPILDSWALGGRVTRECSAETGLAPGTPVAVGGMDLDMTALGCGCIRPGQMSIIVGTWSINSLIMDRPALVPDILFTSTYSVPGLWLLMDGSATSATNLDWFVEQLCFWEKKEGETRGVSPFQIVDEEVREMTPSSCEIIFHPFIYGSNVQPSARAGFYGLGGWHRREDMLRAVLEGVCFSHLSHVERLRFVRQEDEAFIAGGGKRSDVWTQIFADVLGTPIRVPRADELGALGCAITGAVASGCYPDHETAV, from the coding sequence ATGGCGTACATGCTGGCAGTGGATTCGGGCCTTACGATGTGTAAGGCCGTAGTCTTTTCCCTGGACGGTGAGGAGGTCGGCTCAGGTTCGTCCAGGCCGCCCACACTCTACCCGAGGGCCGGTTGGGCGGAGCGGGACCCTGAAGCTCTCTGGTCCCACGTGGTTAGGGCGATCAGGGAGGCGGTCACCAGGGCGGGTCTCGAGGCCGAGGAGATCGGGTGTGTCACCCTTACGGGGCATGGAAACGGCCTTTACTGTCTGGATGGGGATTTCCTTCCCACACGGAGTGGGATTCTTTCCGTGGACACCAGGGCCTCGGCTACGGTGGAGCGGCTCCGTGAGGAAGACACCCCGGCCAGGGTGCACGCGGTCACGGGCAATCAGGTTTGGGCGGGCTCACCTCCGGTCCTGCTCCGGTGGATCAAGGACAACGAAACAGAGGTATACAGGCGAACCCGTCACATCTGTCTGGTAAAAGACTATATCAGGTACAGACTTACAGGGGAGTTGAACACGGATCACACCGACGCCACCGGAGGCGCCCTGGCCGATACTTCGAAGGGAGCCTATGCCAGGGAGATTTACGAGGCCTACGGCATCCCGGAGGCGTGGGGAATGCTTCCTCCCATATTGGATTCCTGGGCGCTCGGAGGGAGGGTGACCAGGGAATGCTCGGCCGAAACCGGTCTGGCTCCGGGGACTCCTGTGGCCGTGGGAGGGATGGACCTCGACATGACGGCCCTCGGCTGCGGCTGCATACGGCCTGGCCAGATGTCGATCATTGTCGGGACCTGGTCGATCAACAGCCTGATTATGGATCGACCGGCCCTTGTCCCCGATATTCTCTTTACCTCCACCTACTCCGTTCCAGGGCTGTGGCTCCTCATGGACGGCTCGGCAACGAGTGCGACCAATCTCGACTGGTTTGTCGAGCAGCTCTGTTTCTGGGAGAAAAAGGAAGGCGAAACAAGGGGGGTCTCTCCCTTCCAGATCGTCGATGAGGAGGTCAGGGAGATGACTCCCTCTTCTTGTGAAATCATATTCCATCCCTTCATTTACGGGAGCAATGTCCAGCCCTCGGCGCGGGCGGGTTTCTACGGCCTCGGCGGTTGGCATCGGAGGGAGGATATGCTGCGGGCGGTTCTCGAGGGGGTCTGTTTTTCTCACCTCAGTCATGTTGAGAGACTCCGTTTTGTCCGGCAGGAGGATGAGGCCTTCATCGCGGGTGGAGGGAAGAGAAGCGATGTATGGACACAGATCTTCGCCGACGTCCTCGGTACTCCCATCAGGGTACCCAGGGCCGATGAGCTGGGGGCACTGGGTTGCGCAATCACCGGAGCTGTCGCCTCCGGCTGTTACCCGGATCACGAGACGGCGGTGAG